From a single Triplophysa rosa linkage group LG1, Trosa_1v2, whole genome shotgun sequence genomic region:
- the slc22a18 gene encoding solute carrier family 22 member 18: protein MDAAKKQKVIYITYLIVILDITWLFLQFSITPYLARRLGFDTIWFGYLQTTVGVIQLIGGPIYGRFADVFGARAALSVSCLASVVYFSMLAVADSTFMLFIHKLPAVFMHVLPGCQMVVADLSASEKRADALGKLGLCFGIGMITGSSLGGTLSTRFGETFAASFAAVGSFVSFLLVWNFIPKQTKVHTTPESEKKEPSKSVFNLGEITRLMKFPGVAKTFTVKIISGLPTGIFQVMFSIIAINFFQLQAEQNGYLMAYFGIVNMVIQGAVIGRLTSRFPEYSLLLFSIGLSSLVGLAQAMMTIVFQFCFIVIPMMFSLSIFNVITDSMLTKSVSPSDTGTMLGLCASVQSLLRTVGPTIGGFLYETYGVPSFGLIQFATNAAVFSLLLATGGRSQPHRP from the exons ATGGATGCAGCAAAGAAGCAGAAAGTGATTTACATCACTTACCTCATCGTAATTCTGGACATCACCTGGCTCTTCCTCCAGTTCTCCATAACACCG TATTTGGCAAGGAGGCTTGGGTTCGACACAATTTGGTTCGGGTATCTGCAGACCACAGTTGGAGTTATTCAGCTGATTGGAGGCCCTATTTATGGAAG GTTTGCGGATGTGTTTGGAGCACGTGCAGCCCTGTCTGTGTCCTGCTTGGCATCTGTGGTTTATTTCTCAATGCTGGCAGTGGCTGACAGCACGTTTATGCTTTTCATACACAAATTGCCTGCTGTGTTCATGCATGTACTGCCAG gATGTCAAATGGTGGTAGCAGATCTGTCAGCGAGTGAGAAGCGGGCAGATGCTCTTGGAAAACTCGGTCTCTGTTTTGGCATTGGCATGATCACAGGATCATCATTGGGTGGAACTCTCAGCACTCGGTTTGG GGAAACGTTTGCAGCATCTTTTGCAGCTGTAGGGAGTTTTGTATCTTTCCTGTTGGTGTGGAACTTCATCCCTAAACAGACCAAAGTACACACTACGCCAGAGAGTGAAA agaAGGAaccatctaaatctgtgtttaatCTGGGGGAGATTACTAGATTGATGAAATTTCCAGGTGTTGCCAAAACATTTACAGTGAAGATTATTTCTGGATTACCAACAG GTATATTTCAAGTTATGTTCTCCATCATTGCTATAAACTTCTTCCAACTGCAGGCAGAACAGAATGGATATTTGATGGCATATTTTGGGATTGTAAATATG GTAATTCAAGGTGCTGTAATTGGGCGTCTAACATCTAGATTTCCAGAATATTCTTTATTGCTCTTCTCTATTGGGTTGTCCAGTCTGGTTGGACTTGCACAG gctATGATGACCATCGtgtttcagttttgtttcattgtgATTCCAATGATGTTCTCTCTCAGTATCTTCAATGTCATCACAGATAGCATGTTGACTAAGAGCGTCTCTCCATCTGACACAG GAACCATGCTGGGTCTGTGTGCGTCGGTTCAGTCTCTTTTGCGAACGGTGGGCCCGACTATTGGAGGATTTCTTTATGAGACATATGGGGTTCCATCCTTTGGACTCATTCAGTTTGCCACCAATGCTGCTGTCTTCAGCCTTCTGCTTGCCACTGGAGGGCGCTCACAGCCCCATAGACCATGA